A genomic segment from Colletotrichum higginsianum IMI 349063 chromosome 5, whole genome shotgun sequence encodes:
- a CDS encoding short chain dehydrogenase, whose translation MDVARTEDNAMTTDPSQMAFRAVTHWLQGQTLPVFCCTTPAFRSRMPSDIDADSVPLSQSHLSKALSQQQQQQHQQSQSPQISEGETSESVARRASSALWTKPLPQLPPPNMSLSGKVAIVTGGARGIGAAIALKLAREGARAHEVISEIEACGSSATAIQADVSKHQKKVIERTMMAFGVTKIDILVNNAAATLSATLDDTTTEDYDRIFDTNTRAVFFMMQAVKPHIAPGGRIINISSVAARADSPGSMAYAGSKAAVEAFTRVAAREMGQAHGVTVNCISPGTVKTEMFDSLPDDQRSADLERASLTPAEARLGAVEDIADVVAFVASDESRWITGTVIPVNGGRLMN comes from the exons ATGGACGTCGCACGCACTGAAGATAATGCCATGACTACGGATCCCAGTCAAATGGCTTTCCGAGCCGTAACGCATTGGCTACAGGGCCAGACTCTGCCGGTATTCTGCTGCACTACACCGGCATTCCGGTCGAGGATGCCATCAGACATCGACGCTGACAGTGTGCCTTTATCACAGTCTCATCTGAGCAAGGCGCTGagccagcaacagcaacagcagcaccagcaaaGCCAGTCGCCCCAGATCAGCGAGGGAGAGACCAGCGAAAGCGTCGCGAGGCGCGCATCATCTGCTCTGTGGACCAAACCGTTACCGCAGCTCCCACCACCCAACATGTCCTTGTCAGGCAAGGTCGCCATCGTCACTGGCGGAGCGCGTGGCATCGGCGCTGCCATCGCGTTGAAGCTCGCGCGAGAAGGGGCCAGG GCCCACGAGGTCATATCCGAGATCGAGGCCTGTgggtcctcggcgacggccatcCAGGCCGACGTCTCCAAGCACCAGAAGAAGGTCATCGAGcggacgatgatggcgttcGGCGTCACCAAGATCGACATACTCGTCAACAACGCTGCCGCGACGCTCAGTGCGACGCTCGACGACACAACGACGGAGGATTACGATCGCATCTTCGACACAAACACGCGCGCCGTGTTCTTCATGATGCAGGCCGTCAAGCCGCACATCGCCCCCGGCGGGCGCATTATCAACATCTCATCCGTTGCGGCGCGCGCTGACAGCCCCGGCAGCATGGCGTATGCGGGCagcaaggccgccgtcgaggcttTCACTCGCGTTGCGGCGCGGGAGATGGGACAGGCCCACGGCGTCACGGTAAACTGCATCAGCCCAGGCACGGTCAAGACGGAGATGTTTGACTCGTTGCCGGATGACCAGCGGAGTGCCGACTTGGAGAGAGCGTCGCTCACGCCCGCGGAGGCGAGGctgggcgccgtcgaggacatTGCTGACGTTGTTGCGTTCGTGGCTAGCGACGAGTCGAGGTGGATTACGGGGACGGTTATACCGGTTAACGGCGGCCGGCTGATGAACTGA
- a CDS encoding Mitochondrial Rho GTPase: MLNPDASAPEPRTDHSLLFLVRICVCGDEGTGKSSLIASLVKDVFISNKIQSVLPSITIPPQLGTPENVTTTIVDTSARPQDRTTLRKEIRKCNVILLVYSDHYSYERVALFWMPYFRSLGVNVPVVLCANKSDLTGEGNTPQVVEGEMLPVMSEFREIDSCIRSSAREHRNVNEVFFLCQKAVTHPIAPLFDYKEGNLKPACVDALKRIFYLCDKDQDGYLSDQEMHNFQTKCFDKTLTAEDLENIKLSISKAVPSLSTEKGIDQRGFLQLNKIYAEKGRHETIWIILRKFRYTDSLSLEDSFLHPKFDVPEYSSAELSPAGYRFFVDLFLLFDKDNDGGLNDKELEALFAPTPGLPASWIETSFPSSTVRNEAGHVTLQGWLAQWSMTTFMEPKTTLEYLAYLGFEAATARETTTAALKVTKSRKRRRRPGKVERNVVLCYVLGASGAGKSSLLDAFLNRPFDNLYRPTIKPRRAVNSVELPGGKQCYLILEELGELEPAILENQAKLDACDLICYTYDSSDPDSFSHIVELRKRYPQLDDLPNIYTALKADKDKTTQRSEMQPDTYTSSLMMSTPLHVTVKWSNINELFITLADAATNPSTAFPRSEEPPPDRTSLYLALGATACAGVAAFMIWRRSTTSA, from the coding sequence ATGCTCAACCCCGATGCTTCTGCTCCGGAGCCTCGAACTGACCAttccctcctttttctaGTACGCATCTGCGTCTGCGGTGACGAGGGCACTGGCAAGTCCAGCCTCATTGCTTCGCTGGTCAAGGACGTCTTCATCTCCAACAAAATCCAATCAGTCCTGCCCTCGATCACGATCCCCCCCCAGCTCGGCACCCCCGAGAACGTGACGACCACCATCGTCGACACCTCCGCTCGACCTCAGGACCGCACTACCCTCCGCAAGGAGATACGAAAATGCAACGTCATTCTCCTTGTCTATTCGGACCACTACAGCTACGAGCGTGTTGCTCTCTTCTGGATGCCGTATTTTCGCTCCCTCGGCGTCAACGTTCCCGTCGTTCTGTGCGCCAACAAGTCCGATCTGACGGGCGAAGGGAACACGCCTCAGGTTGTGGAGGGCGAGATGCTGCCCGTCATGTCCGAGTTTCGCGAGATTGATTCGTGCATTCGCTCGAGTGCGAGGGAGCACCGAAACGTCAACGAAGTTTTCTTCCTCTGCCAAAAGGCCGTCACTCACCCCATCGCCCCGCTGTTCGATTACAAGGAGGGGAACTTGAAGCCGGCTTGTGTCGACGCGTTAAAGCGGATATTCTATCTGTGCGACAAGGACCAGGATGGATATCTCAGTGACCAGGAAATGCACAATTTCCAGACCAAGTGCTTCGACAAGACTCTGACTGCCGAGGACCTGGAAAACATCAAGCTCTCCATCAGCAAAGCAGTGCCGAGCCTGTCGACCGAGAAGGGAATCGACCAGCGAGGGTTCTTGCAGCTGAACAAGATTTACGCCGAGAAGGGCCGACACGAGACGATCTGGATCATACTGCGCAAGTTTCGCTACACGGACAGCTTGAGCTTGGAAGATAGCTTCCTGCATCCCAAGTTTGATGTGCCAGAGTATTCGTCGGCAGAGCTGAGTCCCGCAGGTTACCGCTTCTTCGTAGACCTGTTCTTATTGTTTGATAAGGAtaacgacggcggcctgaACGACAAGGAACTGGAGGCCCTCTTTGCGCCGACGCCTGGCCTTCCGGCCTCCTGGATTGAGACCTCTTTCCCATCTTCGACTGTGCGCAACGAAGCAGGCCACGTCACTCTGCAGGGCTGGCTCGCTCAGTGGAGTATGACCACATTCATGGAACCAAAGACAACGCTTGAATACCTGGCCTACCTAGGATTTGAAGCAGCGACTGCTCGAGAAACCACCACTGCTGCTCTGAAGGTGACGAAATCGCGGAAGCGGAGAAGGCGCCCTGGGAAGGTGGAGCGTAACGTTGTGCTGTGTTACGTCTTGGGTGCCTCTGGGGCTGGCAAGTCGTCGCTCCTGGACGCCTTCCTGAACCGCCCTTTTGACAACCTATATCGGCCAACGATTAAGCCACGACGTGCTGTCAATAGTGTCGAACTTCCCGGCGGCAAGCAATGCTACCTAATCCTGGAGGAGCTGGGTGAACTCGAACCTGCTATACTGGAAAACCAGGCCAAGCTGGACGCATGCGATCTCATCTGCTACACGTACGACTCTTCGGATCCCGATTCCTTCTCCCACATCGTTGAGTTGCGCAAGCGCTACCCGCAACTGGACGATCTTCCCAACATTTACACGGCCTTGAAAGCAGACAAAGACAAGACGACGCAACGCAGTGAGATGCAGCCGGACACGTACACCTCGAGCTTGATGATGAGCACACCCCTGCATGTCACTGTCAAGTGGTCTAACATCAACGAACTATTTATCACACTGGCGGACGCGGCAACGAACCCCAGCACGGCCTTCCCACGCAGCGAGGAACCGCCTCCGGATAGGACCAGTTTGTATCTCGCCTTGGGGGCCACGGCCTGCGCCGGGGTTGCCGCCTTCATGATCTGGCGGCGGTCAACGACGTCCGCTTAG
- a CDS encoding Catabolite repression protein crec, protein MFVLPPPPRYPSHGGAYGAIGAGIAPMIETNNILTNPEGPEYQFLVGEGTYVLKEDLHLATPPPHPSEAPVVNPNPLATSPQPATAGTKLSLISLDLRAPPPFFYKGSSATTLSLGGDIQEHPNEGRYSTEAGLSSDGGGGSLSDAPPTSLTMVSAPAFGDGNTALAPASTKEAAKKKVAKPKNNMTKSNSSFISRVIVNESLTKKLQERPTDGVFAFANINRAFQWLDLSSPTKADYLTKILFTKAHCLCHDVNPITKNIAHIDVIMGFSTGEIIWWEPVSQRYTRLNKNGIINGTPVSEIRWIPGSESLFLAAHMDGSLVVYDKDKEDAQFSPEDELATNGSTNGESDSTNGVNHNLKIQINKSVHSKNQKANPVASWKLSNQRINAFAFSPDNRHLAVVSEDGSLRIIDYLKEELLDLYHSYYGGFICVTWSPDGKYVLTGGQDDLISIWSVVDSAIVARCQGHQSWVTSVAFDPWRCDDRNYRFGSVGEDCRLCLWDFNVGMLHRPKAVRCRLESGVEERQGHRKRENLTVEIGFRPSPGLRVLTRQETANTSASRIRSNSTLSGGVVDEEGSIVHPVEPRARIAMLPPVSVDCASTFPLSEIRESKAVDTHPLCWLEFTEESIITSCKNGHIRTWNRPSDVPVPTEGASQPS, encoded by the exons ATGTT TGTTCTTCCGCCTCCCCCGCGATACCCTTCGCACGGGGGCGCTTACGGagccatcggcgccggcatcgctCCCATGATCGAGACAAACAACATCCTCACCAACCCCGAGGGCCCGGAATACCAGTTCCTGGTCGGTGAGGGCACCTACGTGCTAAAGGAAGATCTGCACCTCGCGACACCGCCGCCTCACCCATCCGAAGCCCCCGTCGTGAACCCGAATCCTCTTGCGACGAGCCCGCAGCCCGCAACCGCCGGGACCAAGCTCTCCCTCATAAGCCTCGATTTGCGCGCcccgccgcccttcttctaCAAAGGTTCCTCCGCCACAACGTTATCACTGGGAGGTGACATACAAGAACACCCCAACGAGGGCCGATACTCAACCGAGGCTGGGCTCAGCAGTGATGGGGGTGGAGGCTCTCTCAGCGACGCGCCCCCGACGTCGTTGACCATGGTGTCTGCTCCGGCGTTTGGCGACGGCAACACGGCATTGGCACCGGCCAGTACCAAGGAAgcggccaagaagaaagTGGCCAAACCCAAGAACAACATGACTAAGAGCAACTCGTCGTTCATCTCTAGAGTAATTGTCAACGAAAGTTTGACCAAAAAACTACAGGAAAGGCCTACAGACGGTGTGTTTGCTTTTGCCAACATCAACCGGGCGTTTCAATGGCTGGACTTGTCGTCGCCAACAAAG GCCGACTATTTAACCAAGATTTTGTTCACCAAGGCTCACTGCCTCTGCCACGACGTCAATCCAATCACCAAGAACATCGCACACATTGATGTCATCATGGGGTTCTCTACAGGTGAAATTATCTGGTGGGAACCAGTTTCGCAACGATACACTCGTTTGAACAAGAAC GGCATCATCAATGGCACACCCGTCTCTGAGATTAGGTGGATTCCCGGCTCCGAGTCCCTCTTCCTAGCGGCGCACATGGACGGTTCGCTGGTGGTATACGACAAGGATAAGGAGGACGCGCAGTTCTCTCCAGAGGATGAACTAGCAACAAATGGATCAACGAATGGAGAGAGCGATTCGACCAACGGCGTCAACCACAACCTCAAGATCCAGATCAACAAGTCTGTTCACTCCAAGAATCAGAAGGCCAATCCGGTGGCATCATGGAAACTGTCGAACCAGCGCATCAATGCATTTGCCTTCAGTCCGGACAACCGGCATCTGGCAGTGGTCTCGGAAGATGGCTCGCTGCGCATCATTGACTACTTGAAAGAAGA ACTACTTGATCTCTACCACTCATACTACGGCGGCTTCATCTGCGTCACGTGGTCTCCGGATGGTAAATACGTGCTGACAGGAGGACAGGACGACCTGATCTCCATCTGGTCTGTCGTGGACTCGGCCATCGTAGCGCGCTGCCAAGGTCACCAGTCATGGGTGACATCGGTAGCATTCGACCCGTGGCGCTGCGACGACAGAAACTACCGGTTCGGAAGTGTTGGCGAGGATTGCAGGTTGTGTTTGTGGGATTTTAACGTTGGCATGCTGCACCGTCCCAAGGCGGTACGTTGTCGGCTCGAGTCAGGCGTCGAAGAGCGCCAGGGACACAGGAAACGGGAAAATCTGACTGTCGAGATAGGCTTCCGTCCATCACCGGGGCTCCGTGTCCTCACG CGACAAGAAACAGCGAACACTTCGGCAAGTCGAATTCGGTCCAACTCTACGCTATCTGGAGGCGTCGTGGACGAAGAAGGCAGCATCGTCCACCCCGTCGAGCCTCGCGCGAGAATCGCCATGCTCCCCCCTGTCTCGGTAGATTGCGCTTCGACCTTTCCATTGTCAGAGATAAGAGAA TCCAAAGCAGTCGATACCCACCCACTCTGCTGGCTTGAATTCACAGAGGAATCCATCATCACGAGCTGCAAGAACG GTCATATCCGGACATGGAACAGGCCGAGTGACGTCCCGGTACCGACAGAGGGTGCATCCCAACCATCCTAG
- a CDS encoding Arrestin: protein MPSFNPFSTVTGKHAASLFEIRLDNDFIVFRGGEDESAGQVLKGVVVLCLPTPLKIEDVHLRLTGTHRLSWDYSKTAASGVSSQKVDKTTTLLQHRWAPFVGGSGGKNTVLPAGNYEWPFEYTLPGNTPESVEGIPEASITYKLKATVARGKLAYDLHAYKALRIIRTLEPAALEFLHAMSVENIWPNKVDYSIIIPQKAVVFGATVPLQMRFTPLLKGLEMGDITVKMLEIRECTLQGPTGNIFKEHRTEREVSNWKFDVDRDEHWHDTIEDTGQEGWLVEKKLNLPKRLRQCVQDLNHNGIKVRHKLKLVVALKNPDGHISELRATLPVSIFISPNMPLDEHGVLVDQAPGAPAQAEITRIAPPGYGEHVLDQLYEDVDMSGFQTPGFQTPGMQTPGVQSGFSSPFYAQSRAGSSENLASFAMMNGHGVAPAALSSRLQNVSLDPTHRNTSFNSLNAITEDVAAPTSVPTGASSQSHSTALTRQNSAEDHPNSHSSGRASPEHLDFPDMATLSKVPSYTTAVKTPLRRGAGSSDALPDYFSAMSAPNTPPASEVPIADPLSMIPESHEGAGSEPTSPGGSHRSWHRPASMSNMLQAVQSNDDRRLHLIQGRERVY from the exons ATGCCCTCATTCAACCCATTTTCGACCGTCACGGGCAAGCATGCTGCTTCGCTCTTTGAGATCAG ATTAGACAATGACTTCATTGTGTTTCGCGGAGGAGAAGACGAGTCTGCCGGTCAGGTTCTCAAGGGCGTGGTTGTGCTGTGTCTGCCTACGCCGCTGAAGATTGAGGACGTCCACCTCCGATTGACCGGCACCCACCGACTATC GTGGGATTATTCCAAAACGGCCGCGTCCGGCGTTTCTAGCCAAAAGGTCGACAAGACCACCACCCTGCTCCAACATCGCTGGGCTCCGTTCGTCGGCGGCTCCGGTGGCAAGAACACCGTTCTGCCGGCCGGCAATTATGAGTGGCCGTTCGAGTACACGTTGCCAGGCAACACGCCCGAGAGCGTCGAAGGCATCCCTGAAGCGAGCATTACATACAAGCTCAAGGCTACTGTCGCCCGCGGCAAACTTGCCTACGATCTGCACGCTTACAAGGCGCTGCGCATCATCCGCACCCTCGAACCCGCCGCACTCGAATTTCTGCACGCCATGAGCGTCGAGAACATCTGGCCAAACAAGGTTGACTACTCCATCATCATTCCGCAAAAGGCCGTCGTTTTCGGGGCCACTGTCCCGCTTCAGATGCGATTCACACCCTTGCTGAAGGGCCTCGAAATGGGAGACATCACCGTCAAGATGTTGGAAATCCGCGAATGCACATTACAAGGCCCCACGGGCAACATTTTCAAGGAGCACCGGACTGAACGAGAAGTTTCCAACTGGAagttcgacgtcgaccgaGACGAGCACTGGCACGACACCATCGAAGACACTGGGCAGGAAGGATGGTTggtggagaagaagctgaaTTTGCCCAAGAGACTGCGGCAATGTGTCCAGGATCTCAACCACAACGGCATCAAAGTTCGCCACAAACTCAAGCTCGTTGTCGCCCTGAAGAACCCGGATGGGCATATTTCTGAG CTGCGCGCTACTTTGCCTGTCTCGATCTTCATTTCTCCTAATATGCCACTTGATGAACATGGAGTTCTCGTCGACCAGGCCCCTGGTGCAcccgcccaggccgagatCACCAGGATTGCGCCGCCTGGTTACGGCGAGCACGTCCTCGACCAGCTGTACGAAGACGTCGATATGAGCGGTTTTCAGACCCCGGGTTTCCAGACTCCGGGTATGCAGACCCCGGGCGTCCAGTCTGGTTTCAGCAGCCCCTTCTACGCCCAGTCTCGCGCTGGCTCGTCAGAGAACCTTGCGTCTTTTGCCATGATGAATGGCCATGGTGTCGCCCCTGCCGCTCTCTCGTCACGCTTGCAGAACGTCTCTCTTGACCCGACGCATCGCAACACTTCTTTCAATTCATTGAACGCCATTACGGAGGATGTAGCCGCTCCGACATCCGTGCCCACAGGGGCAAGTTCGCAGTCACATTCGACTGCTTTGACGCGTCAGAACAGCGCCGAAGACCACCCCAACTCGCACTCGTCAGGTCGTGCTTCGCCGGAACATCTCGACTTTCCCGACATGGCAACATTGAGCAAGGTGCCTAGTTACACGACGGCAGTCAAGACACCTCTCCGACGGGGTGCAGGTAGTAGCGATGCGCTCCCAGATTACTTCTCCGCAATGAGCGCTCCGAACACACCTCCGGCGAGCGAAGTTCCCATTGCCGACCCGCTTAGTATGATTCCAGAATCCCATGAGGGTGCTGGAAGCGAGCCCACATCACCGGGCGGCTCTCACCGCTCATGGCATCGCCCCGCGAGCATGAGCAATATGCTCCAGGCCGTTCAAAGCAACGATGACCGTCGACTACATCTTATTCAAGGACGGGAGAGGGTGTACTGA